The DNA segment ATAAAGAGTACAAAATTGTAGTTGATATTTCAGGCCGGAAGTCCAGCGAGCGAGAGAATTAAAAATGATGTTAGAAGGATTTTTACTTGCCGGAACTGCTTTGTCTAACCGgcacaaaaaaaattcacagggatgtCTAATTCCACTCTGTGTTGGTAGTGCGATAGCATTACCAGCTGTTGATGTCTTTACCGAAAGTGACGTCATTACCGGTCTGGTGGTGACGTTCGTTCTCTACAGCAGGTGGAATTGTTACCGTCTTGTGACGTTACTTAATTCCAGACAACAGGAATGCTCCGATCTGGCGGCGtcacttcccttcagccaatCACCGTAACACTGTCTTCCCGATGAAGCACCTAATGCTATAGCATACAGACGAGGCGTCAGCCGTCGCAGCTCTATGACGGCAGCCTCCACAGAACACCACTGCGCAGACGCACTTGAGGTGATGCGCACCTGTTGCTGTACTTAACCCACCGAAAGTTGTTCCTTCCACCACCGCTGTTCTGGTCTGTCGTGAATGGCTGGACCTTCACGAACCATCGCTGGAAAAGCGCGTGGCGGATAGAGCTCCTCCACGACgtctcctcctcctttctcgtGAAGCAGAAGGGGTACCTGTCCTGCAGGTGATAATACAAGGCACTTAAGCAATCCAAGATATACTCACAAATGGGCGGTGCATTTGTTTTACTGTGCAGGCCTACTTTTTGTTAATAACGCCTGCAAGACTAACCCATTGAGCGCAGCAGAATGGTTCCCTAATCAATATTTAATTTTCTGGCATGCTGCTTTTTCCGCCCATACAGGCGAAGTGATATGCTCTGCAAAACAGTGGTTGTGGGGGTGGCTGCAATTACAACCCCGCTTTTCTCTCCAGGAAATGATCCAATGCTCTCTACAAAGGTTCCTTAAGTTGCACGTTGCACAGCTGCACGTGGAATTTCTTGCTGTTACTGACCTCAGCATCCCCACTGCTCAGGAGATGGCAAAGTTTTTATATTCAATTCTTCATTTACCAGAAtactggacggtctccagggctaaaagttgctgcctacaacttgactggggccctggagccaTTTACAAAACGACAGCAGCCATTGATGACAGAGTACGGTAACATCAATTACAACACTGTGTAGTAGAAGGTATCAgaaaatacagacctgctgcaaGATTCATCACGACAATCAATTCTTACAACTGAGAAAAGTGTGCTCATAGTtcttttggggatttgaaggcTACCTGTCTGTGTTTATTTAATAAGGCTGGCAGAGTGTGTTTTAAAGAGGCTGTGAAggaggctctaataaagttgcggcatgcctgggatattgaagcatgacgcttcacgaatagtgtccagcaagaattttttaaatgcgctttgtagaagctgagttatctgtagttaaaatttgaatttcagtgtcttcgcgcctttccctctcctctcgtcactttttgcacactggaaggtaggcgcttcttcgccgacccccctcccccccccccccgggagcggagcttccccaCTCGCCGGAGCTAaacggcttattggccgtggccatggtaactgcctgacatctgaaagaatctaaccaatggccacctctcaccttgtctacgcagatgcgggggacggaagAGGGTGCGAGCACGAAAAAGTCGCCAGGAAGGGCTCTCCAACTTTgatgcgtgattgtgggtcgtctgctgcgtgtagaagagtattatttggctctggttttcatggcaacacagtgcagtgattaagtgagttaatgtgctctactcagaaggcgtttcagagaACCTTTAATGATAGCAATTTGTACTGAGTGCGAAAGTATGGGACTAACGAGGGTTTGGAAATTCAAGTTATAAAGGAGTAGCTTTAGGTTGCCGCAatgccatcgaacgaaggaaactctggctgtCATGCTGAAATACATAAAAAACATGTAGCAAGTGGTGTTCATAGTGATGGTCAAAGCTAATATTATTGTATTTTGCAAAGAGATGTCTTGTCGAGTGATGATCAATATTAGCTATGTAGCAAATGTACCTTTTTTTGCAGAACTGTCATATTTTCAATATTTGCTCttgtggtgcttgcccacactAAACTGCAGTAGCTCATGTGCGGGGCAAATAATGCGTTATATAACTGAAGTTTAACTTTTTTGTGGCAGAACAGTACGCGACATCGCGACATAGCTCCAGTCactgaagagattttttttttgtagcatagTTGACAAGAGTGTCCCAACtcaaatggcaagaaaaatagacaCCAAGAATTTTGTGAGTATCGACAAGgtcaatatttttatcttgaatCACTAGAGAATTTTCTAAAATGAATTTCTTATTTCTGGATCAATATAAAATGGCTTTCGTTTTCTGGTTGTTTATTTTTACGCGATTTAAATGGGACCAGGCAgacaatttttcaagtacatCATTACAATGAAGCACAAGGGCATTGGGATCATTACCAGAAATAAGCAcagtactgtcatcagcatatataatgaaCTGAACACTGTTGTCAATATGAACTATGTCATTTGTGTATAAGTTaaatagaagcgggcctaatacactCCACTGTGGTAGACCACAATATATTGGTAGTAACGATGACTGTTAGTTGCTAATACAGACACACTGGCTTTTATTGCTGAGATACGACTTAGGGAAAGCATGAGATTTTCCATGGATGCCATATGAAATGAGTTTTATATGTTATGGTCGAGAAggtcaaaagctttgctgaagtcAACAAAAAGACAGAGCGTATATATTCTGTTTTCAATGCTCTGgaatatattttattttattgcaaGGAGCGCCGTTTCCATAGATTTGCCTTTTCAGAATCCGAACTGACAATCGGTCAGCGCCCTAGAGCCTTCTTCCAAAAGAAGTCTGCCATCTGTGAATCATTCGGAAAAGCTTGTTGCAGGCGTTTCCCAGCTTCTCCCGGCGAGCTTCGCGAAAGCAGGCTATTCTGAGGCACTCCTTGAAGTACTCCACTTGGTGCCAGGCCTCAGAGCAGAGAAGACGGCATAATCTGTCGCCATGCTTCCCTGACGGTGGTAAGAGACCTACTATCCAGAAAACTTCGTGCGGGATAAAGTGACGTTTGATAGAAACTGAGTAGAGGTACGCCTTGCATGTTGCTACAATGACGAGAGAAGTGTAGACAGAAGAATCCAGGAGAAACCACTTAAAAGAGGTACCTGATTTATAAGAAATTTACTGCATTAAGgatagttgccgggccagttggtacatgatcttaCCGAAAAACAGTGCGCTTACACGCTCTGTTACCAAGGAATAAAGCCAAGCCCGTCCCAGGTAGACAGTTCATGGTTTTGGCAACACTAAAGTGTCGTCTGGTTGAAGCGACACAAAATATTTACTTTTACAAGAACCAGTGCACGTAGCATAATCACAGAAAATATTTTTACACTGGACAGAAATACAGCAGCACAGTGCCATGACTGACACACGAAAGGCTTCGGTGACAGTGCGAGACTGATCTGAAAACCTACACAACGAACCAGCGACGGTACAGTGGCTAAATCCTTGATAGTAGTATCTAACAGCCGTCTAAATGCTCGCGTGCGCGACAGATGGGAGCGCTTTACTGCGAAGCAACAGTAAACCTTCGCCACTAGTCTAATTAAAAGTGTGCCTCATCGCGACCTCCACCAAACTTTTTTGCTCACAGTGGAACGAAGCAAGTACATGGGGGGTTCCAATAGCAACGATGCGACGTGTTAGGCTATCATCTCATCATCTTAACATAAATGATGCATGTGCGTTTGTTCCGGGCTGCCAATCAACATCGAGAAGACAAAGATGGTTATAAAGAAACAACAAAGCATGAAGCTGTCAAACCTCAAAGTGAACATCAGAAGTAGCAGAACCATCTAACCTAAACAATAATTCGAAGctaagcagcagaagaaaatatATCAAGGCCAGGATTGAGCAAACAGAAAATCATCGAGGAAACctaaaagcagcaacaagcaATGAGAGCATACATGAGCGAAATATAAGCAGTGGGAGACAAACAGCAAGTAAGCTCTGATATGTTGATGGTGCTGTTAAGTATTCACGAGGATGAATTGCAGTGTACGCTTGGGGTCCTAAGCAGAGAAAGAACTGTGGGCACAGAGAGTAAGCAGAAACCACATAAGAAGTCCAATAGTCTCCAATGAGAATAACAGACTACGATGAGTAAAGGAACATTAGAAGTGGTAAGGAAGCTCTATGAAAGCCAAGTAGAGTTCGGAGATCTAGACCATGAGAGAGAAATTATCAGGAGATTCAGAAGTGCCTGCAGTGAACTCGGTGGGCATTCTTGTGTTTTGAAGGAGCCTAGCGATTTTGCTAAAACGAAAAGCCACATCTTGAAACTTGAAGGCTAACAAAGAGGCTTGAGATTGAATTCAGGAAGAACAGTAGGCCACAGAGATGAAAATGTTAGCAGTAACACTGGTCTGTGGCAACGCTGATTTCAGAACAAGCCTGAGTTGTCAATATtctggaagaaaataaaagaaaatggacCTGGTCACGGCATATGATGCAGCGAATAAATCACCAATGgtctcttagggcaacagaatgaatttgataaATTTTAATGGTacaaggcatctgtggccaaagagtaccctagcacaagttaatttcgtctactcaagttgaggtcagagacccatttcccaagcatttcattccagataagctgagcacgaGGCCAGGAAACGGCTTGCGCACATTATATCACAACAATGAGTTTCAACCCAAGAAAAAATACAGCTAGAGATAGCttattataagctcactagataagattagatTTCTTCGGagtgtggcatgcag comes from the Amblyomma americanum isolate KBUSLIRL-KWMA chromosome 1, ASM5285725v1, whole genome shotgun sequence genome and includes:
- the LOC144112715 gene encoding uncharacterized protein LOC144112715 isoform X5, which translates into the protein MQWMDGWTDGRTDGRTSQKIRRPTITHQSWRALPGDFFVLAPSSVPRICVDKDRYPFCFTRKEEETSWRSSIRHALFQRWFVKVQPFTTDQNSGGGRNNFRNPMQADNPRSAILHTAVVSFETAWNAVRSHQTTMVHLSATAEQGFVDLDFLPGAAHAWPL